Proteins encoded together in one Vigna angularis cultivar LongXiaoDou No.4 chromosome 5, ASM1680809v1, whole genome shotgun sequence window:
- the LOC108339531 gene encoding bifunctional nitrilase/nitrile hydratase NIT4A has product MALVTTEPTINEGPLFAEVDMASDFNAPTVRATVIQASTIFYDTPATLDKAERLLGEAAGHGSQLVVFPEAFVGGYPRGSDFGVSIGNRTAKGREEFRKYHSAAIDVPGPEVDRLATMAGKYKVHLVMGVIERDGYTLYCTVLFFDSQGHYLGKHRKIMPTALERIIWGFGDGSTIPVFETPIGKIGAAICWENRMPLLRTAMYAKGIEIYCAPTADARDVWQASMTHIALEGGCFVLSANQFCRRRDYPPPPEYVFAGTEEDLTPDSVVCAGGSVIISPSGAILAGPNYDGEALISADLDLGEIARAKFDFDVVGHYSRPEVLSLTVKDHPTNPVTFTSTSKKIEDNTK; this is encoded by the exons ATGGCGCTCGTAACAACAGAGCCAACCATAAACGAAGGGCCTCTGTTCGCCGAAGTTGACATGGCTTCGGATTTCAACGCCCCCACTGTTCGAGCCACCGTTATTCAAGCTTCCACCATCTTCTACGACACTCCAGCCACTCTAG ATAAGGCAGAAAGGTTGTTGGGTGAAGCCGCAGGGCATGGGTCCCAGCTTGTGGTGTTTCCAGAAGCGTTTGTGGGAGGGTACCCGCGTGGTTCCgattttggggtttctattGGAAATCGCACGGCCAAGGGAAGAGAAGAGTTTCGCAAGTATCATTCTGCAGCCATTGATGTGCCTG GTCCTGAAGTTGATAGATTAGCAACAATGGCAGGGAAGTATAAAGTACATTTAGTGATGGGTGTGATAGAGAGGGATGGCTACACACTTTATTGCACCGTTCTATTCTTTGATTCTCAAGGTCATTACCTGGGAAAGCACAGGAAAATCATGCCAACGGCATTGGAGCGGATTATCTGGGGATTTGGGGATGGATCAACCATTCCCGTGTTCGAAACTCCCATTGGAAAGATAGGTGCTGCCATTTGCTGGGAAAACAGGATGCCACTATTAAGGACTGCAATGTATGCCAAAG GTATAGAGATATACTGTGCTCCTACAGCTGATGCCAGGGATGTGTGGCAAGCATCAATGACCCACATTGCACTTGAAGGTGGATGTTTTGTTTTGTCAGCAAACCAGTTCTGTAGGAGAAGGGATTACCCTCCCCCTCCAGAGTATGTTTTTGCTGGCACAGAAGAGGACCTGACACCTGATTCTGTTGTATGTGCTGGGGGTAGTGTCATTATATCACCATCAGGGGCTATTCTGGCTGGACCAAATTATGATGGGGAGGCACTAATCTCAGCAGACCTTG ATCTAGGAGAAATAGCAAGAGCTAAGTTCGATTTTGATGTGGTTGGACACTATTCAAGGCCAGAAGTGCTTAGCTTGACTGTAAAGGACCATCCAACGAATCCAGTCACTTTTACATCAACATCAAAAAAAATTGAGGACAACACCAAGTAG
- the LOC108340557 gene encoding uncharacterized protein At5g41620, translated as MPCPYPESSCESRTPGIIGYLKLLHTILITMPSCHNTNNNLNLKEGLTQNHSKTRKRGCSSSSSSSLVRRYRFKRAILVGKKGGSSTPVPMWKTKTTSPSLPTHHTKPLHSSASMLPSSKDRELSVSARKLAATLWEINDLPPSRLKKEFEVDQMRGCKEKGRGREKGSGLSRSGFLRSQMSDPSHSPASERMKGLEGDSCKRRVSGFSHQLLSGDYYLDALDAHSNDNLIEEVENQLKSEKNRGKRSGGVKNRLKEARSGLSTSKKLLKVLNQMCLREQQASSMPLVLALGSELDRVCHQIDQLIQEQRSNQNDMEYVMKHFGEEKAVWKRRERERVHDAIKNVAEELAVEKKLRRQTERLNKKIAKEMASVKASHLKTSKELEREKRAKEILEQICDELARGIGEDRAQVEELKRESAKVREEVEKEREMLQLADLLREERVQMKLSEAKYQFEEKNAFLEKLRNELEDYVRTKDGQNEDVSPECKNIKDLESYFNNVCRGFQNAEKEDDSDVENDVGQGRDDDSDDSDLHSIELNMDDASKGYKWSFASENDGQDKRFSIEKESIGRKSFSEKIQWGSICFNKGTSSGRKRDFSINIQEVSDHFDPDRSIEFLSQARIQEDKDETQSKRSIKGLQDSISCVNSDKITGRLLTLQCAGGEAGEKGLALEDDNLKQEIAGEKS; from the exons ATGCCATGCCCTTATCCCGAATCCTCATGTGAATCTCGCACACCCGGGATTATCGGGTACCTCAAACTCCTTCACACAATTCTCATCACCATGCCCTCGTGTCATAACACCAACAACAACCTCAACCTCAAAGAAGGTCTCACACAGAACCACAGCAAGACTAGGAAACGAGGttgctcctcctcctcttcctcatctCTTGTCAGAAGATACCGTTTCAAGAGGGCCATTTTGGTTGGGAAGAAAGGAGGGTCCAGCACCCCAGTTCCCATGTGGAAGACCAAAACaacttctccttctcttcctACACACCACACCAAGCCTTTGCATTCTTCTGCCTCCATGTTACCCTCCTCCAAGGACAGGGAGCTTTCTGTGTCAGCCAGGAAACTCGCTGCTACACTCTGGGAAATCAATGATTTGCCTCCTTCCCGGCTCAAGAAGGAGTTCGAGGTTGATCAAATGAGAGGCTGCAAGGAGAAGGGTAGAGGCAGAGAGAAAGGTTCGGGGTTGTCCAGATCGGGCTTTTTGCGGTCACAGATGTCAGATCCATCGCATAGTCCTGCCTCTGAG AGGATGAAGGGTCTTGAAGGGGATAGCTGCAAAAGAAGAGTGTCGGGGTTTTCTCATCAGCTTCTGTCGGGTGATTACTATTTGGATGCTCTGGATGCTCACAGCAATGATAATTTAATTGAG GAGGTGGAAAATCAGTTAAAAAGCGAGAAGAATCGTGGCAAACGCAGTGGTGGTGTTAAGAACCGTCTGAAGGAAGCTAGAAGTGGATTATCTACATCGAAGAAGCTTCTGAAGGTGTTAAATCAAATGTGCCTTAGAGAGCAGCAAGCATCAAGCATGCCCCTTGTCTTGGCTTTGGGGAGTGAGCTTGATCGAGTGTGCCACCAAATTGATCAACTGATCCAAGAACAGCGTTCAAACCAGAACGATATGGAGTATGTCATGAAGCATTTCGGAGAAGAGAAGGCTGTTTGGAAAAGAAGAGAACGAGAAAGGGTTCATGATGCCATAAAGAATGTGGCAGAAGAGCTTGCGGTGGAGAAGAAGTTGAGAAGGCAAACTGAACGGTTGAACAAGAAGATTGCCAAAGAGATGGCCAGTGTAAAAGCTTCCCATTTGAAAACATCCAAAGAGCTTGAAAGGGAGAAGCGTGCAAAGGAGATTCTGGAGCAAATTTGTGATGAACTGGCTAGAGGCATCGGGGAAGATAGAGCACAGGTGGAGGAACTGAAAAGGGAATCGGCTAAAGTTCGCGAGGAGGTGGAGAAGGAAAGGGAAATGCTTCAGTTAGCTGATCTCTTACGCGAAGAGAGAGTCCAGATGAAGCTTTCAGAGGCTAAGTATCAGTTTGAGGAGAAGAATGCTTTCCTGGAAAAGCTGAGGAATGAGCTTGAGGACTATGTGAGGACTAAAGATGGACAAAATGAGGATGTTTCTCCAGAATGTAAAAATATCAAGGATCTTGAGTCTTATTTCAACAATGTCTGTAGGGGATTCCAGAATGCAGAGAAAGAGGATGATTCAGATGTTGAAAACGATGTAGGACAAGGAAGAGATGATGACTCAGATGACAGTGATCTCCATTCAATTGAGTTGAACATGGATGATGCCAGCAAAGGCTACAAGTGGAGTTTTGCGAGTGAAAATGATGGTCAAGACAAGAGATTttcaattgaaaaagaaagtataGGGAGAAAGTCTTTCTCTGAGAAAATTCAGTGGGGAAGTATTTGCTTCAACAAGGGAACTTCAAGTGGTAGGAAGAGGGATTTTTCCATAAATATTCAGGAAGTTTCTGATCATTTTGATCCTGATAGGTCGATTGAATTTCTCTCACAAGCTCGGATACAAGAAGATAAGGATGAAACTCAAAGCAAAAGGTCAATTAAGGGGCTCCAAGACTCTATCTCATGTGTTAATTCTGATAAGATAACTGGTAGACTATTAACTTTGCAGTGTGCTGGTGGAGAAGCTGGGGAAAAAGGTCTTGCCCTGGAGGATGACAATTTGAAGCAAGAAATTGCAGGAGAAAAGTCTTGA
- the LOC108339792 gene encoding photosystem I subunit O: MTTSMTTVAGLGGATLGSAASRLTSGFVRAPVSARNPLRQGVAMGNGGRVTCFERNWLRTDYSVIGFGLIGWLAPSSIPAINGKSLTGLFFDSIGAELAHFPTPPALTSEFWLWLVTWHLGLFLCLTFGQIGFKGRTEDYF, translated from the exons ATGACAACCTCCATGACGACCGTCGCAGGATTGGGTGGCGCAACACTGGGCTCCGCCGCATCTCGTCTGACCTCCG GGTTCGTGAGAGCTCCTGTGAGTGCTAGGAATCCCTTGAGACAAGGTGTGGCAATGGGAAATGGTGGGAGGGTGACATG CTTTGAGAGGAATTGGCTGCGGACCGATTACAGTGTGATCGGGTTCGGGTTGATCGGATGGCTAGCACCTTCCAGCATACCGGCTATCAACGGTAAAAGTCTGACTGGCCTCTTCTTCGACAGCATTGGAGCTGAGCTTGCTCACTTCCCCACTCCACCTGCTCTTACTTCCGAGTTCTG GTTATGGCTGGTTACATGGCACCTTGGGTTGTTCCTGTGTCTCACTTTTGGGCAAATTGGTTTCAAGGGAAGGACTGAAGACTACTTTTGA
- the LOC108339993 gene encoding F-box protein At2g27310 yields MSDTTSPPSEKTQNTSILAALHSDIIHAHILKRLDAATLASAASVSSLMHRLCTQEDLWRQICTATWPSLRDPIARRVVSTIPGGHRSIYSDAFPSLHHFSLHSVRPPPPPPEELISAVDIYYEGRPVFSRVKRIETQKDWFLSSPLWVDALEPNEMIPTTLKFTRKEEKWLKQLEESLSVSWIMVDPTGKRAANVSSRRAVLARRHWLTREVEVLYAAEMARERVQCVVKITCGGKVGGEVHVREVNLVMEDTEGRQLSGKEGVAILQRGMECGVRKRVDAVREKERFQKFTCLMKESRERKFRWEKARDLLSTLFALLACLFFCFLAGF; encoded by the exons ATGTCCGATACTACTTCGCCACCGTCGGAAAAAACCCAAAACACTTCAATCCTCGCCGCGCTCCACTCCGACATCATCCACGCGCACATCCTCAAGCGCCTCGACGCCGCCACGCTGGCATCCGCTGCGTCCGTATCCTCCCTCATGCACCGCCTCTGCACACAAGAGGATCTCTGGCGCCAAATCTGCACCGCCACGTGGCCGTCCTTGCGCGACCCCATCGCCCGTCGCGTCGTCTCCACCATCCCCGGCGGTCACCGCTCCATCTACTCAGACGCCTTCCCTTCCCTCCATCATTTCTCTCTGCATTCCGTCCGCCCGCCGCCTCCACCGCCGGAGGAGCTTATCTCCGCCGTGGACATATACTACGAGGGAAGGCCGGTGTTCTCGCGGGTAAAACGCATCGAAACGCAGAAAGACTGGTTCCTCTCCTCGCCGCTGTGGGTGGACGCTCTCGAGCCTAACGAG ATGATTCCCACGACGTTGAAGTTCACGAGGAAGGAAGAGAAGTGGTTGAAGCAGTTGGAGGAGAGTCTGAGCGTGAGCTGGATTATGGTGGATCCTACAGGGAAGCGTGCGGCGAACGTTTCGAGCCGGAGGGCGGTATTGGCGCGGCGGCACTGGCTGACACGGGAGGTGGAGGTGTTGTACGCAGCGGAGATGGCGAGGGAAAGGGTGCAGTGCGTGGTGAAGATCACGTGCGGCGGGAAGGTGGGAGGGGAAGTGCACGTGAGGGAGGTGAATCTGGTTATGGAGGACACGGAGGGGCGGCAGCTGAGTGGGAAGGAGGGTGTGGCGATTCTGCAGAGAGGGATGGAGTGTGGAGTGAGGAAGAGAGTGGATGCTGTGAGGGAGAAGGAGAGGTTTCAGAAGTTCACGTGCTTGATGAAGGAGAGCAGAGAAAGGAAGTTTAGGTGGGAGAAGGCACGTGATCTTCTTTCAACACTCTTCGCTTTGCTTGCTTGTCTCTTCTTTTGCTTTCTCGCTGGATTTTGA